The Cloacibacillus sp. DNA window TTGAGATACCGCAGGGGTTTGCCGCAACTTCGCTCATCTATCTGTTTGTGCTCTACACTACCTTCGGCGGCTATATCTCCGTTGTGCGCAGCGACGTGCTCAATCTTTTTCTTATTATACTCGGAGTGACGGCGGCGGCCTATTACGCGATTCCGGGAGGGTTCTCCGCGGCGGAGGCGCAAAAGGTCTTTCTTGCGGAGCGCGACCTCGCCTCTTTAAAGGATATTTCCGCAGCTCAAGTCTATTCCGCCTTTGCCATCATGCTTGCCTGGGGTCTCGGCGTCGCGGGCAATCCGCAGTACACCATCCGCATCATCGCCTGCCGCAGCAGCCGCGACGCCTATAAGATGCTCTCCTGGTCTCCCTATATAATCGGCTGGATATATCTCTGCCTCACATTTTTCGTCATGGTCTGCCGTTCCAAGTATCCGGAGGTCGGCAATTTTGAAGAGACGCTTGCCTTCGCAAAGCTGGGGCAGTTTATCCCGCCCTTTGCCGGCATGCTGCTGCTCGTCTGCGTCATAGCCTCCGCCGTCAGCACAGCAAATTCTCAACTGCTGCTTGCGGCCTGTTCCCTCTGCTACGACCTTCTGCCGCTTAAGCGTGTGGCGGGCGAGGCCGGGCCTTTTCAGGAGGAAAGCTTTTTGCTGGCAAACAGGATAGCGATAACGGTCATCGCCTCTGTGGCGCTTTTGCTTGGGCACGCAGGACTGCCAGGATATATAAGGCTGGGCACTATAAGCTGGACGCTTGTGGCCATCGCCTATTTCTTCCCGCTTTTTACTCCGCGCCTCATTGTGCGCGAGATATTGTTTTTCGTGCTGCTAGCCGCTATCATCGCGCAGCTCGTCGTAGTCTTTATATTTGGGATAGAGCCTGAGTACGCCATGCTCTATGTTCTGGCCGGAGAGGGCGCTGTCTTTTATATCTACAGAAAGTACGGAGAATTTTACCATGCTGCGTAAGGTGAGCCTCGAGACTGTGATGAAATGGATATTTTTGTTTCTCGCGCTCTCAATGGTGCTGCTGACGCTTGGCACGAGGCTACATCAAAATTATCAGTATAAGCTGAAGACGGCGCATGACGCGGCGGAACGGCTTTCCAGGCTGCTTACGCATTATGACCTGAATTATTCAAAAGAAGTTATCCAAAACGAGCTTGGGAATTACTGGCGGCTCGCAGGCGCGAAAGAAAAACCGCTGCTGCGGCTTCGGAGCGCTGAGGGAGAGCTTGGTTTTTCGCCAAACCCTGAAGCCATCTATATCGACATGGTGGAGGAGGAGCGTTATTTAATACTTGTTGGGATGCTTGGGCTTATCATCGCCGTCGAGCTTGCGGTATTTATTTCGTACATCCTGACGCGCCCCCTTCGCAGGCTGACCTGGATGTGCAAGGAGGTTGCCTCGGGGCGCTCCGTGCATCTTCCGCAGACGCACTTTTCCCCGTATGAGTTCAGCGAGCTTGTTGACCGCTTCAATCTTATGTCGTCGCAGCTTGATCGATGGCGCGAGGTGCAGCGGCAGCTTAGCCGCATGGACAGGCTCGCCGCGCTTGGAGAGATGATCTCTGGGCTGTCGCACGAGATACGCAACCCGCTCGCCAGCATGAGGATACAGACGGACCTGCTGCAGGACGAGGTGGAGCGGCTGAGCGTCGGCGACGGTGGCGCGCAGGAGATCGACGACGCAAAGGAACAGATAGCGGTGCTTGGCAGCGAGATAGACCGCCTCAACACCATAGTTATGCAGCTTCTTTCTTTTGTGCGGACTCAGCCCGCCGTGACGAGCCCTACGAAGCTTGACGACCTGCTGCCGTGGGCTTGGGCGATGCTCGGGGCGCAGGCGCAGAAAAACGGCGTCAGGCTGCTGCTCAAAAGCAACGCCTGCGACGCGCCGATAACGGTAATAGCGGACAGGGACGCGCTGCGGCAGGTGGTGATGAACCTCGCGCTCAACTCCGTTCAGGCTATGGACGGGCTTGCCGGAGACAGAAAGAGGGAGCTTGCTATCACTATAGGCTATAATCGAGCTATGGCCGGAGAAGAACGCCGCGGCCTCATAACGGTCGAGGATACCGGGTGCGGCATCCCAAGCGGTATAGAGCACAGGATATTCGA harbors:
- a CDS encoding sodium:solute symporter family protein, with the protein product MSPLIYYLVAFGAYTISIILLTGQSFALKETMRSFYLGSSRFSAFPTMATFCATWMSPLSLVGFSMWFYNDGYIAFWASVNGWMLGLLFFPFIVRRLRAVKAASLPEWMEMNYGDWRVRKLVALTMVFLYVIYLVIQFRAFGIIVSYMLEIPQGFAATSLIYLFVLYTTFGGYISVVRSDVLNLFLIILGVTAAAYYAIPGGFSAAEAQKVFLAERDLASLKDISAAQVYSAFAIMLAWGLGVAGNPQYTIRIIACRSSRDAYKMLSWSPYIIGWIYLCLTFFVMVCRSKYPEVGNFEETLAFAKLGQFIPPFAGMLLLVCVIASAVSTANSQLLLAACSLCYDLLPLKRVAGEAGPFQEESFLLANRIAITVIASVALLLGHAGLPGYIRLGTISWTLVAIAYFFPLFTPRLIVREILFFVLLAAIIAQLVVVFIFGIEPEYAMLYVLAGEGAVFYIYRKYGEFYHAA
- a CDS encoding ATP-binding protein, which codes for MLRKVSLETVMKWIFLFLALSMVLLTLGTRLHQNYQYKLKTAHDAAERLSRLLTHYDLNYSKEVIQNELGNYWRLAGAKEKPLLRLRSAEGELGFSPNPEAIYIDMVEEERYLILVGMLGLIIAVELAVFISYILTRPLRRLTWMCKEVASGRSVHLPQTHFSPYEFSELVDRFNLMSSQLDRWREVQRQLSRMDRLAALGEMISGLSHEIRNPLASMRIQTDLLQDEVERLSVGDGGAQEIDDAKEQIAVLGSEIDRLNTIVMQLLSFVRTQPAVTSPTKLDDLLPWAWAMLGAQAQKNGVRLLLKSNACDAPITVIADRDALRQVVMNLALNSVQAMDGLAGDRKRELAITIGYNRAMAGEERRGLITVEDTGCGIPSGIEHRIFDPFFTTKKDGTGLGLSIVQRIVESIGGTLSVDSGPEGTAFKIYLKLYDGGALDEHLDS